In one Alphaproteobacteria bacterium SS10 genomic region, the following are encoded:
- a CDS encoding ABC transporter permease: MIKTTAWRPLIILIGLIALWQGVVWIGELPRFMLPGPSLVGERIIERWDILAHHAGITLLEIVLGLLLGVAIGTCAAISLALLPPIRPWLLPILVISQAIPIFALAPLLVLWFGYGLAPKVITAALIIFFPVTTTLYDGIRRTPPEWLEQATVMGASKWRMLLYIRLPAALPAFGSGLRVAAAVAPIGAVIGEWVGASAGLGHLMLQANGRMQIDLMFAALVVLSVMAVTLYLTIDFLIRRATAWRREEATF, encoded by the coding sequence ATGATCAAAACTACGGCCTGGCGTCCCCTTATCATCCTCATCGGTCTAATCGCCCTTTGGCAGGGAGTAGTGTGGATCGGTGAGTTACCGCGCTTCATGCTGCCCGGCCCTTCCCTAGTTGGTGAACGCATTATTGAGCGGTGGGATATCCTCGCCCACCATGCTGGCATCACCCTTTTAGAGATCGTGTTAGGCCTGTTGCTTGGTGTGGCAATTGGCACCTGCGCCGCGATCAGCTTGGCCCTGCTGCCCCCAATTCGGCCCTGGTTGTTGCCAATCCTGGTGATCAGCCAGGCGATCCCAATCTTCGCCTTAGCACCCTTGCTCGTGCTGTGGTTCGGCTATGGCTTAGCACCCAAGGTCATCACCGCCGCGCTGATCATCTTCTTTCCGGTGACAACGACACTTTATGACGGGATACGCCGGACGCCGCCCGAATGGCTGGAACAAGCCACGGTGATGGGCGCCAGTAAATGGCGGATGCTGCTCTATATACGGTTGCCAGCCGCCTTACCCGCCTTTGGCTCCGGCCTTCGTGTCGCGGCCGCCGTGGCACCGATTGGTGCGGTGATCGGTGAATGGGTGGGTGCGTCTGCCGGGCTTGGCCATCTGATGCTGCAGGCGAATGGCCGGATGCAGATCGACCTCATGTTTGCCGCCTTGGTCGTGCTCTCGGTGATGGCGGTCACCCTCTACCTCACCATCGATTTCCTGATCCGACGCGCCACCGCCTGGCGGCGTGAGGAAGCCACCTTTTGA
- a CDS encoding universal stress protein, which translates to MPIKNILLHMANDDRHSERLDLAVSLARRHNAHLHICYFTLPQSMPAAVTGRGASYAYIAEATAIAREKAEALRHEVETKCTKLDWSLETLEEDHVDAMARRTYLADLAIVSQSNNAAHSDRITLHLPDELSLATACGVLVLPHDPSVQFEDKHIIVAWKPTRESSRGLRDSIGLMRDAERVTVVSLFAPDDRVVAEDETGQVVSFLKNHGIEAQPHLVEPKRGQPYGEMLLQTAAELSADGIVMGAYSHSRFRERVLGGMTRYMLQHTTIPLIMSH; encoded by the coding sequence ATGCCGATTAAAAATATCCTCCTGCATATGGCGAATGATGATCGCCACAGTGAACGGCTCGACCTCGCGGTATCCCTGGCACGGCGTCATAACGCGCATCTGCACATCTGCTATTTCACCCTGCCGCAATCCATGCCGGCGGCGGTGACCGGACGTGGAGCGTCATACGCCTACATTGCCGAGGCAACCGCCATCGCGCGGGAAAAGGCAGAGGCCCTGCGCCATGAGGTTGAGACCAAATGTACCAAGCTGGATTGGTCCTTAGAAACACTTGAAGAGGATCATGTGGATGCCATGGCACGGCGAACCTATCTCGCCGACCTCGCCATAGTCAGTCAAAGCAACAATGCCGCCCATTCCGACCGCATCACACTGCACCTGCCGGATGAGCTGTCGCTTGCTACCGCTTGCGGCGTGCTGGTGCTGCCTCATGATCCGTCGGTGCAGTTTGAAGACAAGCACATCATCGTTGCCTGGAAGCCGACGCGGGAGAGTAGCCGCGGCCTACGTGACAGCATCGGCCTCATGCGTGATGCAGAGCGGGTAACCGTTGTCTCCCTGTTCGCGCCAGATGATCGGGTGGTGGCAGAGGATGAGACCGGCCAAGTTGTTAGCTTCCTCAAGAACCATGGCATTGAGGCCCAGCCCCATCTGGTAGAGCCTAAGCGCGGCCAACCCTATGGTGAGATGCTGTTACAGACGGCGGCAGAGCTGAGCGCAGATGGCATCGTCATGGGGGCCTATAGCCACTCCCGCTTCCGTGAGCGGGTGCTGGGCGGTATGACACGCTACATGCTGCAGCACACCACCATCCCTCTGATCATGTCGCACTGA
- a CDS encoding ABC transporter ATP-binding protein — MTDRPASPGPQIELATKPPGLLFERLVLQFDNEPLVQIDGDSFPAGEITCLLGTSGVGKSTLLRAIAGLVQPEAGTIKATDNAALSGRVGFMTQQDGLLPWLSVWRNVALGDRLRGMAPNRDRAIELLDSLGLADVVDHLPYTLSGGMRQRVALARVLYEDRPIILMDEPFSALDAVTRDRLQSMTVERLAGRTVVLVTHDPLEALRVGHSIRVLGGKPATLSDPITPDTAPPRSLTDATLTSRHGSLMAQLQGAAV, encoded by the coding sequence ATGACTGACCGCCCAGCCTCGCCGGGCCCGCAAATTGAGCTCGCAACCAAACCGCCCGGACTGTTGTTCGAGCGGCTGGTCCTGCAATTCGATAATGAACCCTTGGTTCAAATAGACGGCGACAGCTTTCCAGCTGGTGAGATTACCTGCCTACTGGGCACGAGCGGCGTTGGTAAATCCACGCTCCTCCGCGCAATTGCCGGACTGGTGCAGCCAGAGGCTGGCACGATCAAGGCAACAGATAATGCGGCGCTAAGCGGCCGCGTCGGCTTTATGACCCAGCAGGATGGCCTGCTGCCCTGGTTATCGGTATGGCGCAATGTGGCCCTGGGCGACCGCCTCCGCGGCATGGCGCCGAACCGGGACCGGGCGATTGAACTTCTTGATAGCTTGGGTTTAGCGGATGTCGTGGACCACCTGCCCTACACCTTATCCGGTGGCATGCGCCAACGGGTGGCCCTGGCCCGTGTGTTGTATGAGGACCGACCCATCATCCTTATGGATGAGCCGTTCTCCGCGCTTGATGCCGTTACCCGCGACCGCCTGCAATCCATGACGGTTGAACGCCTGGCTGGCCGGACGGTTGTGCTGGTCACTCACGATCCCCTTGAGGCCCTCAGGGTTGGTCACAGTATCCGTGTGTTGGGCGGCAAGCCGGCGACGCTGTCGGACCCAATCACACCGGATACCGCACCACCGCGCAGCCTGACCGATGCGACCCTCACCTCACGCCATGGATCACTCATGGCACAGCTTCAGGGGGCCGCCGTATGA
- a CDS encoding ABC transporter substrate-binding protein: MIRFLMLGLVAIAITVPGMARAEKMNVLLDWFVNPVHAPLVIADAKGYFAEAELEIEIIPPADPSDPPKLVAAKRADVAISYQPQLHMQIDQGLPLVRIGTLVGTPLNIMVTLADSGIESIADLKGKRIGYSVGGVEEALVQAMLEHAGLTLSDVEMINVNFSLSPSLLAGQVDAVTGAFRNFELNQMDLEGHPGRAFFIEESGVPVYDELIFVAHQERRDDPQLATFIQAVERGIHYMINHPAESWEIFTAAYPALDDELNRRAWRDTLPRFDLRPAALDADRYRRFAQFMADKALIEAVVPVEQYAVVPGAPAATE; this comes from the coding sequence ATGATCCGATTTCTAATGCTTGGCCTAGTGGCCATCGCCATCACCGTCCCCGGCATGGCGCGGGCTGAGAAGATGAACGTGCTGCTCGACTGGTTCGTAAATCCAGTTCACGCCCCCTTGGTGATTGCCGATGCTAAAGGCTATTTCGCTGAGGCTGAGCTTGAAATTGAGATCATCCCCCCCGCCGACCCAAGCGATCCACCAAAGCTTGTCGCGGCGAAGCGGGCGGATGTGGCGATCTCCTATCAACCGCAGCTGCATATGCAGATTGATCAAGGCCTGCCGCTGGTCCGGATTGGCACCCTTGTTGGCACCCCGCTCAACATCATGGTGACCCTCGCCGATAGCGGGATTGAAAGCATCGCCGATCTCAAGGGTAAGCGCATTGGCTACTCCGTTGGCGGGGTTGAGGAAGCATTGGTTCAAGCGATGCTTGAGCATGCAGGCCTGACGCTCAGCGATGTGGAGATGATCAATGTGAATTTCTCCCTTAGCCCATCACTGCTCGCCGGGCAGGTTGATGCCGTCACCGGTGCCTTCCGGAACTTTGAGCTGAACCAGATGGACCTTGAGGGACATCCAGGCCGCGCCTTCTTCATCGAGGAGTCTGGCGTTCCGGTTTATGACGAGCTGATCTTTGTCGCTCATCAGGAGCGGCGCGATGACCCACAGCTCGCAACCTTTATCCAAGCCGTGGAGCGGGGCATTCATTACATGATCAACCACCCCGCTGAGAGTTGGGAGATATTCACCGCTGCGTACCCCGCGTTGGATGATGAACTAAACCGCCGCGCATGGCGGGATACCCTGCCACGCTTTGACCTGCGCCCGGCCGCACTTGATGCTGATCGCTATCGTCGCTTTGCACAGTTCATGGCGGACAAAGCGCTGATCGAGGCGGTGGTGCCGGTTGAGCAATACGCCGTGGTACCAGGCGCACCCGCGGCGACTGAGTAG